In Pseudomonas sp. Q1-7, the genomic window ACTTGCCGGCGGACATCAGCATCACGTGGGCCAAGCGGATGCCGACGAGCTTCGATGCCCGTTTCAGCGCCATGGCCCGCCGCTATCGCTATGTGATCTACAACGATCAGATCCGCCCGGCGCACATGGCTGAAGAGGTCACCTGGAATCACCGTCCGCTGGATGTCCAGCGTATGCGCGAGGCGGCTCGCTGCCTGGTGGGCACCCACGATTTCAGTGCCTTTCGTGCCAGCCAGTGCCAGGCCAAGTCGCCTATCAAGACAGTGCATCATCTGGAGCTGATCGAACACGGGCGGCTGATCGTGCTCGATATCCGCGCCAATGCGTTTCTCCACCACATGGTGCGCAACATCGCCGGTGTGCTGATGACCATTGGCGCCGGCGAGCAGCCGGTGGAGTGGGCCAGGCAGGTGCTGGACACCCGCGTCCGGCGCGACGGCGGGGTGACCGCGCATCCCTATGGGCTCTACCTGGTCCGTGTCGAATACCCGGAAGTGTTCGAAGTGCCGCAGCGCTACCTGGGGCCGCATTTTCTCTCCGGCTTGCCGGATACGGTGGGCTGACGCTGTGCCGGGCCTTTGCTAACATCCCAGCTTCTTAGCCTTCAGGTGCCTGCATCTTGTCAGCCGTTCGCATCAAAATCTGCGGTATTACCCGAGTCGAGGATGCGCTGGCCGCTGTCGCCGCCGGCGCCGATGCCCTGGGTTTCGTGTTCTATGCCAAGAGCCCGCGCGCAGTCACTCCGGCCCAGGCGAGTGCCATCATCGCTGCCTTGCCACCTTTCGTGACCACGGTCGGGCTTTTCGTCGATATGCCCCGGCCTGAGCTGAGGGCGCTTCTGGCCGAGGTTCCGCTGGACCTGCTGCAGTTCCACGGCGACGAGACGTCGGCGGACTGTGCGGGTTACGGGCGTCCCTATATCAAGGCCTTGCGGATCAAGCCGGGCGACGAGGTCGCAGCAGCCATTTCCCGTTATCCCGAGGCATCCGGCGTCCTGCTCGACACCTTTGTACCGGGCACTCCCGGCGGTACTGGCGAAGCCTTCGACTGGAGCCTGGTGCCCCGGGATCCGGCGAAGCCGCTGATCCTGGCTGGCGGCCTTACCCCGGAGAACGTGGGCGAGGCGGTCCGTCAGGTACGACCGTACGCCGTCGATGTGAGTGGTGGGGTCGAGGCCAGCAAGGGCATCAAGGATGCCGCGAAGATCCAGACCTTCATCCAGCGTGCACGCGCCTGACATGTGGGGCGCGGACACTTGGCCGGGCTTGCTCGCTGGCGCGTCTCCTGCATATGTGACGGACGGCGTTTCGCTGCCGTCCATTAGCGAGTTGCCCGGGCAGGCGAAGCCTGCCGGGTCGTGTGGCAGGGCCGCGTCGACCGGGCCTGTTTTTTACGAGGGCGATGGCCGGGCCATCGCCGGGGTGATTCCCGGGCATGCCATGAGCATCGGGGTCGCAACCATGAATTCGCCGAAGGACATGCGCGGGGCTATGAACCGCTAGCGCGTGTTCGGGCCTGAAAGCTGTGGAGAACTAGAGCATGAGCAACTGGCTGGTAGACAAACTGATCCCCTCGATCATGCGTTCCGAGGTGAAGAAGAGCTCGGTCCCGGAAGGCCTTTGGCACAAGTGCCCGTCCTGCGACGCGGTGCTGTACAAGCCCGAGCTGGAAAAGACGCTGGACGTCTGCCCGAAATGCAACCATCACATGCGTATCGATGCGCGCACCCGCCTCGATATCTTCCTGGACCCGGAAGGCCGTGAAGAGATTGGCGCCGATCTGGAGCCGGTGGATCGCCTGAAGTTCCGCGACAGCAAGAAGTACAAGGACCGCCTGACCGCCGCCCAGAAAGATACTGGCGAGAAGGACGCCCTAATCGCCATGCGTGGCACCCTGCACAAAATGCCGATCGTGGCCTGTGCCTTCGAGTTCTCCTTCATGGGCGGCTCCATGGGTGCGGTCGTCGGTGAGCGATTCGTGCGTGCCGCCAACGTGGCCCTGGAGCAGCGCTGCCCGCTGGTCTGCTTCTCCGCTTCCGGCGGTGCCCGCATGCAGGAAGCCTTGATTTCCCTGATGCAGATGGCCAAGACCTCCGCGGCCCTGGCTCGCCTGCGTGAAGAAGGTATACCCTTCATCTCCGTACTGACCGACCCGGTCTACGGCGGCGTTTCCGCCAGCCTGGCGATGCTCGGCGACGTGATCGTCGGCGAGCCGCGCGCCCTGGTGGGCTTTGCCGGTCCGCGGGTGATCGAGCAGACCGTCCGCGAGAAGCTGCCGGAAGGCTTCCAGCGCAGCGAGTTCCTGCTGGAGCACGGCGCCATCGACATGATCATCTCCCGCGCGGAACTGCGAGATCGCCTTGGTCGGCTGCTCGCGCAGATGCTGCGCCGTCCTTCCCCGGCTATCGCATGACCCCAAGAACCCTTGCCGACTGGCTTTCCTATCTAGAACAGCTCCACCCCACGGCGATCGACATGGGGCTGGAGCGCAGCCGCGAAGTCGCCGGCCGGCTCGGCCTGGGCCGTCCGGCACCAAAGGTGATCACGGTCACCGGCACCAACGGCAAGGGTTCTACTTGTGCGTTCCTGGCCTCGCTGCTGCGCGCCCAGGGGCTGAAGGTCGGTGTGTACAGCTCGCCACATCTCCTGCGTTACAACGAGCGTGTGCAGTTGAATGGCCAGGAGGCCAGTGACCAGGCGCTGTGCGATGCCTTCGTCGCCGTCGAGGCGGCGCGTGGCGAAATCTCCCTGACCTATTTCGAAATGGGGACCCTGGCGGCTTTCTGGTTGTTCCAGCGTGCCGGCCTGGACGCCGTGGTGCTGGAAGTCGGTCTGGGCGGACGGCTGGATGCGGTCAACCTGGTGGATGCCGATCTTGCGCTGGTCACCAGCGTCGGTCTGGACCACGCTGACTGGCTGGGCGACTCCCGCGAGAGCGTGGCTTTCGAGAAGGCGGGCATCTTCCGCGCCGGCAAACCGGCCCTTTGCGGCGACCTCGATCCGCCCACGCCGCTCCTTGAGCAGGCGAGCGCGTTGCCCGCGCCGCTGTTCCTGCGCGGCCGGGAGTTCGATCTGGCGCAAGGGGAGGGGGGCTGGCACTGGCGCGGCGCCAGTCGTTCCGGGCAGATGCTGGAGCTGCATGACCTGCCGCTGCTCGATCTGCCCATGGAGAATGCCACCCTGGCCCTCCAGGCCTATGCGCTGCTGGACCTGCCCTGGCAACCTGAAATCCTGGCGACCGCACTGCTCGATACCCGTGTCACCGGTCGCCTCGACCGACGCTGCGTGGAATGGCGCGGCAAGCGGCTGTCCCTGTTGCTGGACGTCGGCCATAACCCCCACGCCGCCGAATATCTTGCGGCACGCCTGGCTGCGCGCCCGGTGGCCGGTCGCCGCCGGGCCGTGTTCGGTCTGCTCGCCGACAAGGATCTCCCCGGCGTGCTCGCTCCGCTCCAGGCGCGACTGGACCATTGGGCCGTGGCGCCACTCCCCACGCCACGCACGCGTCCCGCTGCCGAACTGCAGGCGGCATTGACGAACCTTCACGCAAGCGTCAGTGTCCACGAAACTATCGCCGCCGCACTGGAAGCGCAGTGCGAGCAGGCGACACCAGACGACGAAGTCCTGGTGTTTGGATCGTTCTATAGCGTGGCCGAGGCGTTGAGCTGGCTGGAAAGTCGGGCAACCGGGGAGTAGGGGAATGGCTGTATTGGACAAGGGACTCAAGCAACGTATCGTCGGCGCGCTGGTGCTGGTGGCGCTGGCGGTGATTTTCCTGCCCATGCTGTTCAGTCGCGAGGATGAACTGCGCCAGGTCGTGGTCGAGGCGCCGCCCATGCCGAAGGCGCCTGAGATGCCGCCGGTGGAGCTGGAGCAGGTCCAGGTGCCGGAACCCCAGGCGCTGCCCCAGGAACCGGTGCCGCCGCTGGAGACCGCCGAAGAAACCCTGGCGGCTACTGTGCCGCCCGCCCAGCCCGCCGCTCCGGCTGTTCCGGTTCCCGCTCCGACGCAGCCACAACCTCCGGCGCAGCCCAAGCCGGCTCCGGCCCCGCCCGTCGCCGAGGTGAAGACCGAGGAAAAACGCCTCGACGTCAACGGGCTGCCGGTCAGCTGGTCGATCCAGCTTGCCAGCCTGTCCAACCGCGCCAGTGCCGAGAACTTGCAGAAAAACCTGCGCACCCAGGGCTACAACGCCTATATCCGCAGCGTCGAAGGTATGAATCGGGTTTTCGTCGGACCGGTCATTGAGCGCGCCGAGGCCAACAAGCTGCGTGATCAACTGGCTCGTCAGCAGAAGCTGAATGGCTTCATCGTCCGCTTCCAGCCGGAAAAGGGTTGATAGACCCGCATAATCGAGCCCTTTCTGTTCCGCGGGTTACCGGAGGGGAAGTGCTCTGCTAAAATGCAGCGCCTTTTCAGTTTGTGGGCCGCATCGTGGCATTCACCTGGGTCGATTGGACGATCATCGCCATCATCGCCGTTTCCAGTCTGGTCAGTTTGAGCCGGGGCTTCGTCAAGGAAGCTCTCTCGCTGCTCACCTGGATAGTCGCAGGCGTGGTCGCCTGGACTTTTGGCGGCGCCCTGTCGCAGCATCTCACCGAGTTCATCGAAATGCCGTCGGCGCGCATCATCGCCGCCTGCGCCATTCTCTTCGTCGCCACCTTGCTGGTCGGCGCCTTGATCAATTTCCTGATCGGCGAGCTGGTCAGGGTCACCGGTATGGACGGCACCGACCGTGTGCTGGGCATGGCCTTCGGTGGCGCCCGTGGTGCGCTGCTGGTCGTGCTGCTGGTCGGCCTGCTCAGCCTGGCCCCGGTGCAGCAGGATCCCTGGTGGCAGCAATCGGTGCTGTTGCCGCATTTTCTAATGGTCGCCGACTGGTCGAAGAACCTTATTCTGGGCTTCACCAGCCAGTGGCTCGCGAGCGGCATCAGCTCACCCAGCTGATGCGTCGCACCCGGAAGAATGCCCGTCCGTGCCCAAACGGTCTGGTCGGGTACTTGATTAGCCTGAACTACTAGCAGGGGTTGCGTCACATGTGTGGCATCGTCGGTATCGTCGGTAAGTCGAACGTCAATCAGGCGCTGTATGACGCGCTTACCGTCCTTCAGCATCGCGGCCAGGACGCTGCCGGTATTGTGACCAGCCATGACGGCCGGCTCTTCCTTCGCAAGGATAACGGGTTGGTGCGTGATGTCTTCCAGCAGCGCCACATGCAGCGCCTGGTTGGCCACATGGGCATCGGCCACGTGCGCTACCCCACTGCGGGCTCCTCCAGCTCCGCCGAGGCGCAACCGTTCTACGTCAACTCGCCCTACGGCATCACCCTGGCGCACAACGGCAACCTGACCAACGTCGAGCAACTGGCCAAGGAAATCTACGAGTCCGACCTGCGCCACGTGAACACCAACTCCGACTCGGAAGTGCTGCTCAACGTGTTTGCCCACGAACTGGCCCACCGGGGCAAGCTGCAGCCGACCGAGGAAGATGTGTTCGCTGCCGTTTCCGGCGTGCACCAGCGCTGCACCGGTGGCTACGCCGTGGTGGCGATGATCACCGGCTACGGCATCGTCGGCTTCCGCGACCCCCATGCCATCCGCCCGATCGTCTTCGGCCAGCGCCATACCGACGAAGGCGTCGAGTACATGATCGCCTCCGAAAGCGTTGCCCTCGATGTGCTGGGCTTCACCCTGATCCGCGACCTGGCGCCGGGTGAAGCGGTGTACATCACCGAAGAAGGCAAGCTGTTCACCCGCCAGTGCGCGGAGAATCCGCAGTACGCTCCCTGCATCTTCGAGCACGTCTACCTGGCGCGCCCGGACTCCATCATGGATGGCGTCTCGGTCTACAAGGCGCGTCTGCGCATGGGTGAGAAGCTGGCCGAGAAGATCCAGCGCGAGCGTCCGGAGCACGACATCGATGTGGTGATCCCGATTCCGGACACCAGCCGCACCGCAGCCCTGGAGCTGGCCAACCACCTGGGCGTGAAGTTCCGCGAAGGCTTCGTGAAAAACCGCTACATCGGCCGCACCTTCATCATGCCGGGCCAGGCCGCACGCAAGAAATCCGTGCGCCAGAAGCTCAATGCCATCGAGCTGGAGTTCCGCGGCAAGAACGTGATGCTGGTGGACGACTCCATTGTGCGCGGCACCACCTGCAAGCAGATCATCCAGATGGCCCGCGAAGCCGGCGCCAAGAACGTCTACTTCTGCTCCGCGGCGCCGGCCGTGCGTTACCCCAACGTCTACGGCATCGACATGCCCAGCGCCCACGAACTGATCGCCCACAACCGTTCCACCGAGGAAGTGGCCGAGCTGATCGGTGCCGACTGGCTGGTCTACCAGGACCTGCCGGACCTGATCGACGCCGTTGGTGGCGGCAAGGTGAAGATCGATCACTTCGACTGCGCGGTGTTCGACGGCCAGTACATCACCGGCGATGTGGATGAGCACTACCTGAACAAGATCGAGCAGGCGCGCAACGACGCCAGCAAGGCCAAGGCCAGCGCGGTCAGCGCCATCATCGATCTGTACAACAACTGAGCCACGGACATCGGCTAACTCGAGGTTGAGTGAGATGACGCAAGAATGGGAAGCCGGCAGGCTGGACAGTGACCTGGAAGGCGCCGCCTTCGATACCCTGGCCGTGCGTGCTGGCCAGCGCCGTTCGCCGGAAGGCGAGCACGGCGAGGCCATGTTCCTGACCTCCAGCTACGTGTTCCGCACCGCCGCTGACGCCGCCGCGCGTTTCGCCGGCGAAGTGCCGGGCAACGTCTATTCGCGCTACACCAACCCGACGGTGCGCACCTTCGAGGAGCGCATCGCCGCCCTTGAAGGCGCCGAACAGGCCGTGGCCACCGCCTCCGGTATGTCGGCCATCCTTGCCATTGCCATGAGCCTGTGCAGCGGCGGTGATCACGTGCTGGTTTCCCGCAGTGTGTTCGGCTCCACCATCAGCCTGTTCGAGAAGTACCTGAAACGCTTCGGCATCGAGGTGGACTACCCGGCTCTGTCCGACCTGGCCGGCTGGGAAGCGGCGATCAAGCCGAACACCAGGCTGCTGTTCGTCGAGTCGCCTTCCAACCCGCTGGCCGAGTTGGTAGACATCGCCGCCCTCGCCGAGATCGCCCATGCCAAGGGCGCGCTGCTGGTGGTGGACAACTGCTTCTGCACCCCTGCGCTGCAGCAGCCGCTGAAGCTGGGCGCCGACATCGTCATGCACTCGGCCACCAAGTACATCGACGGCCAGGGCCGCACCATGGGCGGCGTCGTTGCGGGCCGTGCCGAGCACATGAAGGAAGTGGTGGGCTTCCTGCGCACCGCAGGCCCGACCCTGAGCCCGTTCAACGCCTGGGTGATGATCAAGGGTCTGGAAACCCTGCGCGTGCGTATGCAGGCCCATTGCGCCGGCGCCCTGGAAATCGCCCGCTGGCTGGAGCAACAACCCGGTGTCGAGCATGTCTACTACGCCGGTCTGGAAAGCCACCCGCAGCACGAGCTGGCCAAGCGTCAGCAGAAGGGCTTCGGCGCGGTGGTCAGCTTCGAGGTCAAGGGGGGCAAAGAGGCCGCCTGGCGCTTCATCGATGCCACCCGGATGATCTCTATCACCACCAACCTGGGCGACACCAAGACCACCATCGCCCACCCGGCCACCACCTCCCACGGTCGCCTCTCGCCTCAGGAACGCGCCAATGCCGGTATCGGCGACAATCTCATCCGCCTGGCCATCGGCCTGGAGGATGTCGACGACCTCAAGACGGACCTGGCGCGCGGCCTGGCGGCACTTTAAGTACTCGAGTCCCGACTGAAAAAAGCGGGGCGGCCACACCAACAGGTGTGGCCGCCCCGTTGCATTTCTGCGGGCGAACTGAGCGTCGTCGTTCGCCCTTTCAGCGCTTGCGCAAGTCCACCGCCGGATCCTGGACGCCGTCGAACAGCTCCACCGGCTGGCGCGGCAGGATGGCCGGGCGACCTTCCTTGTTGTGCTCGCCGACGATGCGGATGTCGTTGTACTTCTTCCCGGACAGCGCGGCGAGGCCGGCGCGGTCGCGGACCACGGTCGGGCGCAGGAACACCATCAGGTTGCGCTTCACGTGGGAGTCACGGGTAGAACGGAACAACCGCCCGAGGATCGGGATATCACCCAGCAGCGGCACCTTGGAGTCGGTCTGGGTGATGTCGTCCTGAATCAGGCCGCCCAGTACGATGACCTGGCCGTCTTCGGCGAGGATCGTGCTCTTGATCGAGCGCTTGTTGGTGATCAGGTCGACCGCCTGGGCGGTGAGGGTGGCGGTGGGGGCGATGGACGAGATTTCCTGCTCGATCTCAAGGCGCAGGGTGGCGCCTTCGTTGATGTGCGGCGTTACCTTCAGCGTCACGCCGATGTCCTGGCGCTCGATGGTGGTGAAAGGGTTGTTGGCGCCCGAGGCGTCGGTGGTAAAGGTGCCGGTCTGGAACGGCACGTTCTGGCCAACG contains:
- the truA gene encoding tRNA pseudouridine(38-40) synthase TruA, with product MTEAVPAAAAPEAAAGIYRIALGVEYKGSRYRGFQRQVDGVPSVQGALEKALSRVAGGIPVAISCAGRTDAMVHASGQVVHFDTPVERTDHAWIMGGNANLPADISITWAKRMPTSFDARFSAMARRYRYVIYNDQIRPAHMAEEVTWNHRPLDVQRMREAARCLVGTHDFSAFRASQCQAKSPIKTVHHLELIEHGRLIVLDIRANAFLHHMVRNIAGVLMTIGAGEQPVEWARQVLDTRVRRDGGVTAHPYGLYLVRVEYPEVFEVPQRYLGPHFLSGLPDTVG
- a CDS encoding phosphoribosylanthranilate isomerase produces the protein MSAVRIKICGITRVEDALAAVAAGADALGFVFYAKSPRAVTPAQASAIIAALPPFVTTVGLFVDMPRPELRALLAEVPLDLLQFHGDETSADCAGYGRPYIKALRIKPGDEVAAAISRYPEASGVLLDTFVPGTPGGTGEAFDWSLVPRDPAKPLILAGGLTPENVGEAVRQVRPYAVDVSGGVEASKGIKDAAKIQTFIQRARA
- the accD gene encoding acetyl-CoA carboxylase, carboxyltransferase subunit beta, whose amino-acid sequence is MSNWLVDKLIPSIMRSEVKKSSVPEGLWHKCPSCDAVLYKPELEKTLDVCPKCNHHMRIDARTRLDIFLDPEGREEIGADLEPVDRLKFRDSKKYKDRLTAAQKDTGEKDALIAMRGTLHKMPIVACAFEFSFMGGSMGAVVGERFVRAANVALEQRCPLVCFSASGGARMQEALISLMQMAKTSAALARLREEGIPFISVLTDPVYGGVSASLAMLGDVIVGEPRALVGFAGPRVIEQTVREKLPEGFQRSEFLLEHGAIDMIISRAELRDRLGRLLAQMLRRPSPAIA
- the folC gene encoding bifunctional tetrahydrofolate synthase/dihydrofolate synthase, which codes for MTPRTLADWLSYLEQLHPTAIDMGLERSREVAGRLGLGRPAPKVITVTGTNGKGSTCAFLASLLRAQGLKVGVYSSPHLLRYNERVQLNGQEASDQALCDAFVAVEAARGEISLTYFEMGTLAAFWLFQRAGLDAVVLEVGLGGRLDAVNLVDADLALVTSVGLDHADWLGDSRESVAFEKAGIFRAGKPALCGDLDPPTPLLEQASALPAPLFLRGREFDLAQGEGGWHWRGASRSGQMLELHDLPLLDLPMENATLALQAYALLDLPWQPEILATALLDTRVTGRLDRRCVEWRGKRLSLLLDVGHNPHAAEYLAARLAARPVAGRRRAVFGLLADKDLPGVLAPLQARLDHWAVAPLPTPRTRPAAELQAALTNLHASVSVHETIAAALEAQCEQATPDDEVLVFGSFYSVAEALSWLESRATGE
- a CDS encoding SPOR domain-containing protein, which codes for MAVLDKGLKQRIVGALVLVALAVIFLPMLFSREDELRQVVVEAPPMPKAPEMPPVELEQVQVPEPQALPQEPVPPLETAEETLAATVPPAQPAAPAVPVPAPTQPQPPAQPKPAPAPPVAEVKTEEKRLDVNGLPVSWSIQLASLSNRASAENLQKNLRTQGYNAYIRSVEGMNRVFVGPVIERAEANKLRDQLARQQKLNGFIVRFQPEKG
- a CDS encoding CvpA family protein; this translates as MAFTWVDWTIIAIIAVSSLVSLSRGFVKEALSLLTWIVAGVVAWTFGGALSQHLTEFIEMPSARIIAACAILFVATLLVGALINFLIGELVRVTGMDGTDRVLGMAFGGARGALLVVLLVGLLSLAPVQQDPWWQQSVLLPHFLMVADWSKNLILGFTSQWLASGISSPS
- the purF gene encoding amidophosphoribosyltransferase; the encoded protein is MCGIVGIVGKSNVNQALYDALTVLQHRGQDAAGIVTSHDGRLFLRKDNGLVRDVFQQRHMQRLVGHMGIGHVRYPTAGSSSSAEAQPFYVNSPYGITLAHNGNLTNVEQLAKEIYESDLRHVNTNSDSEVLLNVFAHELAHRGKLQPTEEDVFAAVSGVHQRCTGGYAVVAMITGYGIVGFRDPHAIRPIVFGQRHTDEGVEYMIASESVALDVLGFTLIRDLAPGEAVYITEEGKLFTRQCAENPQYAPCIFEHVYLARPDSIMDGVSVYKARLRMGEKLAEKIQRERPEHDIDVVIPIPDTSRTAALELANHLGVKFREGFVKNRYIGRTFIMPGQAARKKSVRQKLNAIELEFRGKNVMLVDDSIVRGTTCKQIIQMAREAGAKNVYFCSAAPAVRYPNVYGIDMPSAHELIAHNRSTEEVAELIGADWLVYQDLPDLIDAVGGGKVKIDHFDCAVFDGQYITGDVDEHYLNKIEQARNDASKAKASAVSAIIDLYNN
- a CDS encoding O-succinylhomoserine sulfhydrylase yields the protein MTQEWEAGRLDSDLEGAAFDTLAVRAGQRRSPEGEHGEAMFLTSSYVFRTAADAAARFAGEVPGNVYSRYTNPTVRTFEERIAALEGAEQAVATASGMSAILAIAMSLCSGGDHVLVSRSVFGSTISLFEKYLKRFGIEVDYPALSDLAGWEAAIKPNTRLLFVESPSNPLAELVDIAALAEIAHAKGALLVVDNCFCTPALQQPLKLGADIVMHSATKYIDGQGRTMGGVVAGRAEHMKEVVGFLRTAGPTLSPFNAWVMIKGLETLRVRMQAHCAGALEIARWLEQQPGVEHVYYAGLESHPQHELAKRQQKGFGAVVSFEVKGGKEAAWRFIDATRMISITTNLGDTKTTIAHPATTSHGRLSPQERANAGIGDNLIRLAIGLEDVDDLKTDLARGLAAL